One window of Thermoanaerobaculia bacterium genomic DNA carries:
- a CDS encoding response regulator transcription factor, producing the protein MSTPSDTPAPPLRLMLVDDHEIVREGLRTLLEQEEDLEVVGEAEDGESAVRMAAERHPDVVLMDVMMPGMGGIEATRRLLALPAPPRVLMLTSLADEAAIREAVGAGAMGYLMKDVSRIELVRAVRDAARDRPTLHPEAQRILMKRPEKSPLDDLTPRERSVLDLVAEGKSNRQIANRLGLTEGTVKGYVSILLDKLGVQDRTQAALLAVSLKRTPPKG; encoded by the coding sequence ATGTCCACCCCCTCCGACACCCCCGCCCCGCCGCTCCGCCTGATGCTGGTCGACGACCACGAGATCGTGCGCGAAGGTCTGCGCACACTCCTCGAGCAGGAGGAGGACCTCGAAGTCGTGGGCGAAGCCGAGGACGGCGAGTCGGCCGTGCGCATGGCCGCCGAGCGCCACCCGGACGTGGTGTTGATGGACGTCATGATGCCCGGCATGGGCGGCATCGAGGCGACCCGGCGCCTCCTGGCCCTTCCCGCACCGCCGCGGGTCCTGATGCTCACCAGCCTCGCCGACGAAGCGGCGATCCGCGAAGCGGTCGGGGCGGGGGCGATGGGCTACCTGATGAAGGACGTCTCGCGCATCGAGCTCGTTCGCGCCGTACGCGACGCCGCCCGCGACCGCCCGACCCTCCACCCCGAAGCCCAGCGCATCCTGATGAAGCGCCCCGAGAAGAGCCCGCTCGACGACCTCACCCCCCGCGAGCGCTCCGTCCTCGACCTCGTCGCCGAAGGCAAGAGCAACCGCCAGATCGCCAACCGCCTGGGCCTCACCGAAGGCACCGTCAAAGGCTACGTCTCGATCCTCCTCGACAAACTCGGCGTCCAGGACCGCACCCAAGCCGCCCTCCTCGCCGTGAGCCTCAAGCGCACGCCGCCGAAGGGGTGA
- the rodA gene encoding rod shape-determining protein RodA, whose amino-acid sequence MKSSSGPISAPLPLPEARPRLEHLATIRWGLLAAALALTVIGLATVQSASAELGTDFFSRQLVWVGVGLVAMVVAFSFNYHTLLGFSLPLYVLSLVALALVLVLGYEAGGAQGWFRLGSIGVQPSEFAKLITALYLARYLAAPSTRQLPLRQIFTAVALVAMPMLLIVFEPDLGGAAMFVPMAAGMLLVSGVRLRVILATFGACLVAGLLIWSLGMKPYQQQRVLTFLAPDTDPLGAGYQVRQSKIAVGSGELTGRGYGQGTQSQLRFLPARHTDFILSVLAEEWGFFGVGVVLLLYAVYLANVAAVAMRAQDRAGILLVVGLGSTFAFHVLYNSAMVIGLVPVTGIPLPFLSYGGSFTLLNFIGLGLILGVDYRRFANR is encoded by the coding sequence ATGAAAAGCTCTTCCGGCCCGATCTCCGCACCGCTCCCGCTTCCTGAGGCGCGGCCGCGTCTCGAGCACCTGGCGACCATCCGCTGGGGACTCCTGGCTGCCGCCCTGGCGCTGACGGTGATCGGTCTCGCGACGGTTCAGAGCGCCTCGGCGGAGCTCGGCACGGACTTCTTTTCGCGCCAGCTCGTCTGGGTCGGTGTCGGCCTCGTCGCGATGGTCGTCGCCTTCAGCTTCAACTACCACACGCTCCTCGGCTTCTCGCTGCCGCTCTACGTCCTCTCCCTCGTCGCCCTGGCCCTCGTACTGGTTCTGGGCTACGAGGCCGGAGGCGCGCAGGGTTGGTTCCGGCTCGGTTCGATCGGCGTGCAGCCCTCCGAGTTCGCGAAGCTGATCACCGCGCTCTATCTCGCGCGCTACCTCGCGGCGCCGTCGACGCGGCAGCTGCCGCTGCGGCAGATTTTCACCGCCGTGGCGCTGGTGGCGATGCCGATGCTGCTCATCGTCTTCGAGCCCGACCTGGGCGGCGCCGCGATGTTCGTGCCGATGGCCGCCGGGATGCTGCTCGTCTCCGGTGTGCGCCTGCGGGTCATCCTCGCGACGTTCGGGGCCTGTCTGGTGGCGGGTCTGCTGATCTGGAGCCTGGGAATGAAGCCGTACCAGCAGCAGCGCGTGCTGACGTTCCTGGCGCCCGACACCGACCCGCTGGGTGCCGGCTACCAGGTGCGGCAGTCGAAGATCGCCGTCGGCTCGGGGGAGCTCACCGGCCGCGGCTACGGCCAGGGCACGCAGAGCCAGCTGCGCTTCCTGCCGGCGCGCCACACCGACTTCATCCTCTCGGTGCTCGCCGAGGAGTGGGGCTTCTTCGGTGTCGGGGTGGTGCTGCTGCTCTACGCGGTCTATCTCGCCAACGTCGCGGCGGTCGCCATGCGGGCCCAGGACCGCGCCGGCATCCTCCTCGTCGTCGGCCTGGGGAGCACCTTCGCCTTCCACGTGCTCTACAACTCGGCGATGGTCATCGGCCTCGTGCCGGTGACCGGCATCCCGCTGCCCTTCCTGTCCTATGGCGGCTCCTTCACCCTGCTCAACTTCATCGGCCTGGGGCTGATATTGGGAGTCGACTACCGGCGCTTTGCCAATCGCTAG
- the mrdA gene encoding penicillin-binding protein 2, producing MRVAEHKEALVARVRVLSGVVGVCLAMIAGAFWFVQVVRGSYYRDLAENNRLRKVAIKAPRGSIYDRNGRVLVENLPSYNLLLDRSRARDFAASLEFAAPILERPLPELKALLERYRAVPSFQPVLLGEGLTLDQVARFEVEQLAHPEFVVDVSHRRLYRLGVQAAHVLGYLGEARPEELADPGKELKNGDWVGRRGVELEYDAKLRGEDGERVVVVDSHGQSVEELGREVGRPGGALTLTLDAELQQEAERQLEGKAGAVVALDPRNGEILALVSSPGYDPNLFTRRLEVAEWQQLIQDPLLPLQNRALASTYPPGSVFKMVMAAAGLSEGVISTESGVFCSGAKTFYKRPFHCWKAGGHGFMNLEAALKNSCDIYFYELGQKLGIERIARYARLFDFGAPTGVDLDGEKRGLVPDGEWSQRQRRHPWYPGETISVAIGQGALLATPLQMAVMAAAFANGGQIVTPHLVKGDVTHPPRRIDLAPGIFDPIRRGMWKVVNDGGTGGSARVAGVEIAGKTGTVQVVAHTAFEDSSLRPYAERNHAWFASFAPFVNPTVVIVVFLEHGGQGSRAAAPVAKVLYEKLFRPDLRTAPAS from the coding sequence ATGCGGGTCGCTGAACACAAGGAAGCGCTGGTCGCGCGGGTACGGGTCCTTTCGGGGGTGGTCGGGGTCTGCCTCGCCATGATCGCCGGGGCGTTCTGGTTCGTGCAGGTGGTGCGCGGCAGCTACTACCGCGACCTCGCCGAGAACAACCGGCTGCGCAAGGTGGCGATCAAGGCGCCGCGGGGCTCGATCTACGACCGCAACGGGCGCGTCCTGGTCGAAAACCTCCCGAGCTACAACCTGCTTCTCGACAGAAGCCGGGCGCGCGACTTCGCGGCCAGCCTCGAGTTCGCGGCGCCGATCCTCGAGCGCCCGTTGCCGGAGTTGAAGGCGCTCCTCGAGCGCTACCGCGCCGTGCCCTCCTTCCAGCCGGTGCTCCTCGGCGAGGGTCTGACGCTCGACCAGGTGGCGCGCTTCGAGGTCGAGCAGCTCGCCCACCCCGAGTTCGTGGTCGACGTCTCGCACCGCCGCCTCTACCGCCTCGGCGTCCAGGCGGCGCACGTCCTGGGCTACCTGGGCGAGGCCCGTCCCGAGGAGCTCGCCGATCCGGGGAAGGAGTTGAAGAACGGCGACTGGGTGGGGCGGCGCGGCGTCGAGCTCGAGTACGACGCGAAGCTGCGCGGCGAGGACGGCGAGCGCGTCGTGGTGGTCGACAGCCACGGGCAGTCGGTCGAGGAGCTGGGACGCGAGGTCGGACGCCCGGGCGGCGCGCTGACCCTGACCCTCGACGCCGAGCTCCAGCAGGAGGCCGAGCGGCAGCTCGAGGGCAAGGCCGGCGCGGTCGTGGCGCTCGATCCGAGGAACGGCGAGATCCTCGCCCTGGTCTCCTCTCCCGGCTACGACCCGAATCTCTTCACGCGGCGGCTCGAGGTCGCCGAGTGGCAGCAGCTCATCCAGGATCCGCTGCTGCCGCTCCAGAACCGCGCCCTCGCGAGCACCTATCCGCCGGGCTCGGTGTTCAAGATGGTGATGGCGGCGGCCGGCTTGAGCGAGGGGGTCATCTCCACCGAGAGCGGCGTCTTCTGCAGCGGCGCGAAGACCTTCTACAAGCGCCCCTTCCACTGCTGGAAGGCGGGCGGGCACGGCTTCATGAATCTCGAAGCGGCGCTCAAGAACTCCTGCGACATCTACTTCTACGAGCTCGGCCAGAAGTTGGGCATCGAGCGCATCGCCCGCTACGCGCGACTCTTCGACTTCGGCGCCCCCACCGGCGTCGACCTCGACGGCGAGAAGCGCGGGCTCGTGCCCGACGGCGAGTGGAGCCAGCGCCAGCGCCGCCACCCCTGGTATCCGGGGGAGACGATCTCGGTGGCGATTGGCCAGGGGGCGCTGCTCGCGACACCGCTGCAGATGGCGGTGATGGCGGCGGCATTCGCCAACGGCGGCCAGATCGTGACGCCGCATCTGGTGAAGGGCGACGTGACCCATCCGCCGCGGCGGATCGACCTCGCGCCCGGGATCTTCGACCCGATCCGGCGCGGCATGTGGAAGGTCGTCAACGACGGCGGCACGGGCGGCTCCGCGCGGGTCGCCGGGGTCGAGATCGCCGGCAAGACCGGCACCGTCCAGGTGGTGGCGCACACCGCCTTCGAAGACTCGAGTCTCCGGCCCTATGCCGAGCGCAACCATGCCTGGTTCGCCTCCTTCGCTCCCTTCGTCAACCCGACGGTGGTGATCGTCGTCTTCCTCGAGCACGGCGGTCAGGGCTCGCGGGCCGCCGCCCCCGTCGCGAAAGTCCTCTATGAAAAGCTCTTCCGGCCCGATCTCCGCACCGCTCCCGCTTCCTGA
- the mreD gene encoding rod shape-determining protein MreD — protein MRFLKFVAAVAAAALLHFAGARLLPDFSLAVDLFLLVVALEARHGSPVAGMFAGLAAGLLADGLSGGPYGLYGFANTAVGFGIARAAQQLVVQRTTGLAGVFAAAAAAQQALLAALALVFREHAELPDPLWLLVKVATTALLGIAWTASANALASRLKSHRANRATKIQLPG, from the coding sequence ATGCGGTTCCTTAAGTTCGTTGCGGCGGTGGCCGCCGCCGCCCTGCTGCATTTCGCCGGCGCCCGCCTGCTGCCCGACTTTTCGCTCGCGGTCGACCTCTTCCTGCTGGTGGTGGCGCTCGAGGCCCGGCACGGCAGCCCGGTCGCCGGCATGTTCGCCGGACTCGCGGCGGGTCTTCTCGCCGATGGCCTCTCCGGCGGGCCTTACGGGCTCTACGGCTTCGCCAACACGGCGGTCGGTTTCGGCATCGCGCGCGCCGCGCAGCAGCTGGTCGTGCAGCGAACCACCGGGCTAGCCGGCGTCTTCGCCGCCGCCGCCGCCGCGCAGCAGGCTCTCCTCGCGGCCCTCGCGCTCGTCTTCCGCGAGCACGCCGAGCTCCCCGATCCGCTCTGGCTGCTGGTCAAAGTCGCGACCACCGCCCTCTTGGGCATCGCCTGGACCGCCTCCGCCAACGCCCTCGCCAGCCGCCTGAAGTCTCACCGCGCCAACCGCGCCACCAAGATCCAGCTTCCGGGCTGA
- the mreC gene encoding rod shape-determining protein MreC, which translates to MRPGRVRILLAVLLVGQLFLIAAQEPDRGGASNLLEGAALRSLGPFARAVDASSQGLATAREGLRRRDDLAAENRRLRAELLELRRRELRMEGLEQEIEGLSKTLAFQRRHAATLRIAEVVHADYSSWLRSLVLYVGAGAAHRNQPVLSDDGVVGRVIRVSGAYAKVQLLTDRAASAGVQLQRSRRQGVVRGSSPGELLLDFIPRQAEVEVGEAVLTAGIDGVYPRGIRVGVVASVEPGNEVFHRIVIQPAVDFSRLSFVYLLEGEQVPAELLSAEVLSEGGDAVP; encoded by the coding sequence GTGAGACCGGGCCGCGTCCGCATTCTTCTCGCCGTCCTGCTCGTCGGCCAGCTCTTCCTCATCGCGGCGCAGGAGCCGGACCGGGGCGGCGCCTCGAACCTGCTCGAGGGCGCCGCGCTGCGCAGTCTGGGACCCTTCGCTCGCGCCGTCGACGCGAGCTCGCAAGGCCTCGCGACGGCCCGCGAAGGGCTGCGCCGCCGGGACGATCTCGCGGCGGAGAACCGGCGGCTGCGCGCGGAGCTGCTGGAGCTGCGCCGTCGCGAGCTGCGCATGGAGGGCCTGGAGCAGGAGATCGAAGGGCTCTCGAAGACCCTCGCCTTTCAGCGGCGCCACGCCGCGACCCTGCGGATCGCCGAGGTCGTGCATGCCGACTACAGCTCCTGGCTGCGCTCTCTGGTGCTCTACGTCGGCGCCGGCGCCGCGCACCGCAACCAACCTGTGCTTTCGGACGACGGCGTCGTCGGTCGGGTGATCCGCGTTTCGGGCGCCTACGCCAAGGTCCAGCTGCTCACCGACCGCGCCGCCTCTGCCGGCGTTCAGCTCCAGCGCTCGCGCCGACAGGGCGTCGTGCGGGGATCGTCGCCCGGCGAGCTGTTGCTCGATTTCATCCCGCGCCAGGCCGAGGTGGAAGTCGGCGAGGCCGTTCTCACCGCCGGTATCGACGGCGTCTATCCGCGCGGCATCCGGGTCGGTGTCGTCGCCTCGGTCGAGCCGGGGAACGAGGTTTTCCATCGCATCGTGATCCAGCCGGCGGTCGACTTCTCGCGTCTCTCGTTCGTCTACCTGCTCGAAGGCGAACAGGTGCCCGCCGAGCTTCTCTCCGCCGAAGTTCTCTCCGAGGGTGGCGATGCGGTTCCTTAA
- a CDS encoding SurA N-terminal domain-containing protein encodes MLKVLRDNLKYLSWILWVVILIFIAFVFVDFGGGLSQGSGARASAATVGTDKISYADFERQYRQLEGQYRQAFGENFTPEIAQQLRLPLQALDRLVDQRLLLNEAADRGLVASDKEVQEAIFEIPGMKDASGAFVGEETYKRFVRSNGYTVRDFEEAMRRQIVLTKLNAIFSSSLVVTDTDVERAYREQAERASVRYLVLPPTGFQSDATLSPAEVASYFERHSEEFRLPPQRVVNYLLVDTVRTRAKMTFEKAELEAYYNSHLDDWKQEEQVRARHILLKVDDSRTADVADAALVTLRKRVEAGEDFAKLASELSDDPGSKTRGGDLGFFGRGRMIKEFEEAAFGAAPGSLVGPIRTSFGSHLIQVLEKRPAGVQPFAEAEAQVRSRLAAERAETQAEAKAAELAAKISSETLDTEAELKALADNDTVMFLTTPPFGVDEVVPGIGRGTPFSTAAFALEAGKTSTVVKIARGFAILQLVSESPARLPALAEVEAKVRPAALRAKAGELALARLTQARGALASGKSLDDVAKELAVEVKESGEFGRDGNIQGLGDSRALVSAALAGKAGDVGTPILTEQGAVLYQVTARKGFDATAFAAERDQTRQALEGNEVNRLLGSIIEQRKREAKVQYDKPLLEQFGMLEDEPKGS; translated from the coding sequence ATGCTCAAGGTCTTGCGCGACAACCTGAAGTACCTCTCCTGGATCCTCTGGGTCGTGATCCTCATATTCATCGCTTTCGTCTTCGTCGACTTCGGCGGCGGCCTCTCCCAGGGGTCCGGCGCGCGTGCTTCGGCGGCGACCGTGGGGACGGACAAGATCTCCTACGCCGACTTCGAGCGCCAGTACCGGCAGCTCGAAGGGCAGTACCGCCAGGCGTTCGGCGAGAACTTCACACCGGAGATCGCGCAGCAGCTGCGCCTGCCGCTGCAGGCGCTCGACCGGCTGGTCGACCAGCGCCTGCTGCTGAACGAGGCGGCGGATCGCGGCCTCGTCGCCTCGGACAAGGAGGTCCAGGAGGCGATCTTCGAGATTCCCGGCATGAAGGACGCGTCCGGTGCCTTCGTCGGCGAGGAGACTTACAAGCGCTTCGTGCGCTCCAACGGCTACACGGTGCGCGACTTCGAAGAGGCGATGCGGCGCCAGATCGTGCTCACCAAGCTGAACGCGATCTTCTCGTCCAGCCTCGTGGTCACCGACACCGACGTCGAGCGCGCCTACCGCGAGCAGGCCGAGCGCGCCTCGGTGCGTTACCTCGTACTGCCCCCCACCGGATTCCAGTCCGACGCGACGCTCTCCCCGGCCGAGGTGGCGAGCTACTTCGAGCGCCACTCCGAGGAGTTCCGCCTGCCGCCGCAGCGCGTGGTGAACTACCTGCTGGTCGACACGGTGCGTACGCGCGCCAAGATGACCTTCGAGAAGGCCGAGCTCGAGGCCTACTACAACTCGCATCTCGACGACTGGAAGCAGGAAGAGCAGGTTCGCGCCCGCCACATCCTGCTCAAGGTCGACGACTCCCGGACGGCCGACGTGGCCGACGCCGCGCTCGTCACTCTGCGAAAGCGCGTCGAGGCCGGCGAGGACTTCGCGAAGCTCGCCTCCGAGCTCTCCGACGATCCGGGTTCGAAGACCCGCGGCGGCGATCTCGGCTTCTTCGGCCGCGGACGCATGATCAAGGAGTTCGAGGAGGCGGCGTTCGGCGCCGCTCCCGGGAGCCTCGTCGGACCGATCCGCACCAGCTTCGGTTCGCATCTGATCCAGGTGCTCGAGAAGCGCCCCGCCGGCGTGCAGCCGTTCGCCGAGGCCGAGGCGCAGGTGCGCTCGCGGCTCGCCGCCGAGCGCGCCGAGACGCAGGCGGAGGCCAAGGCCGCGGAGCTCGCCGCGAAGATCTCCTCGGAGACCCTCGACACCGAGGCCGAGCTCAAGGCGCTGGCCGACAACGACACCGTGATGTTCCTCACCACGCCGCCGTTCGGAGTCGACGAGGTCGTTCCGGGCATCGGTCGCGGCACGCCGTTCTCCACGGCCGCCTTCGCGCTCGAGGCCGGCAAGACCTCGACAGTGGTCAAGATCGCGCGCGGCTTCGCGATCCTTCAGCTGGTCTCCGAGAGCCCGGCGCGGCTGCCCGCCCTCGCCGAGGTCGAGGCCAAGGTCCGGCCCGCCGCCCTGCGCGCCAAGGCCGGAGAGCTCGCGCTCGCCCGGCTCACCCAGGCGCGCGGCGCCCTCGCTTCGGGCAAGAGCCTGGACGACGTCGCCAAGGAGCTTGCCGTCGAGGTGAAGGAGAGCGGCGAGTTCGGCCGTGACGGCAACATCCAGGGGCTCGGCGACTCGCGCGCACTGGTCTCCGCCGCGCTCGCCGGCAAGGCGGGAGACGTCGGCACGCCGATCCTCACCGAGCAGGGCGCGGTGCTCTACCAGGTCACCGCGCGCAAGGGCTTCGACGCGACCGCCTTCGCCGCCGAGCGTGACCAGACGCGCCAGGCGCTCGAGGGCAACGAGGTCAATCGCCTGCTGGGCTCGATCATCGAGCAGAGGAAGCGCGAGGCGAAGGTGCAGTACGACAAGCCGCTGCTCGAGCAGTTCGGCATGTTGGAGGACGAGCCGAAGGGCAGCTGA
- a CDS encoding Rne/Rng family ribonuclease yields MAHKMLVESDPHETRVAVLEEDLLTEIYLERRYHRGVVGNIYKGRVSRVLPGMQAAFVDIGLDRDAFLYVADVYLPSETDAAATVPSVAGALSGEDEVELEPHGHDDDTLAGETVRVDSGPLPTIDSLLKVGQELLVQVTKDPLPNKGARVTTQVTLPGRFVVFLPTVSHVGVSRKIEDEEERLRLRGLLESIPHGAVGNAGAGGVIVRTAGEGRSAADFATDLAYLRGRWESVHSRAETAVAPALMHQDFDLALRLVRDLFSAEFSLLWVDSESTYERIVEFLDQVQPQLVPRVKLDREERGLFERFGIEKEIEAALKPKVWLKSGGYLVINPTEALVAIDVNTGRFVGQHNLEETALAANLEAVEEVVRQIRLRDLGGIIVLDLIDMTDPAHREQVSHALELELRKDRGKHKVLSISEFGLVQITRKRSRSNLERLLTQTCPYCEGSGRIKSVATICLSLRRSALAMRGTLASKELLVRVHPEVARMLQREERGILEELERELAVSIIVQGDAKLHHSSFDILEV; encoded by the coding sequence GTGGCCCACAAGATGCTGGTCGAGAGTGATCCGCACGAGACCCGCGTGGCGGTTCTCGAAGAGGATCTGTTGACCGAGATCTACCTCGAACGCCGGTACCATCGCGGCGTCGTCGGCAACATCTACAAGGGGCGTGTGTCGCGCGTCCTGCCGGGCATGCAGGCGGCCTTCGTCGACATCGGGCTCGACCGCGACGCGTTCCTCTATGTCGCCGACGTCTACCTGCCCAGTGAAACCGACGCCGCCGCGACCGTTCCCTCCGTCGCCGGAGCTCTTTCCGGTGAAGACGAGGTCGAGCTCGAGCCGCACGGTCACGACGACGATACCCTCGCCGGCGAAACGGTCCGGGTCGACAGCGGCCCCCTGCCGACGATCGATTCGCTTCTCAAGGTGGGCCAGGAGCTGCTCGTGCAGGTCACCAAGGATCCCTTGCCGAACAAGGGGGCGCGGGTCACCACCCAGGTGACGCTGCCCGGGCGCTTCGTGGTCTTCCTGCCGACGGTGTCGCACGTCGGCGTGTCGAGGAAGATCGAGGACGAAGAGGAGCGGCTCCGCCTCCGCGGGCTGCTCGAGTCGATTCCCCACGGTGCGGTCGGCAACGCAGGTGCGGGCGGAGTCATCGTGCGCACCGCCGGCGAGGGCCGGAGCGCCGCCGACTTCGCCACCGACCTCGCCTATCTTCGCGGGCGCTGGGAGTCGGTCCACAGCCGGGCCGAGACCGCCGTCGCGCCGGCGCTCATGCATCAGGACTTCGATCTCGCGCTGCGCCTGGTGCGCGATCTCTTCTCGGCGGAGTTCTCGCTCCTCTGGGTCGACAGCGAGTCGACCTACGAGCGCATCGTCGAGTTCCTCGACCAGGTGCAGCCGCAGCTGGTGCCGCGCGTCAAGCTCGACCGGGAAGAGCGCGGCCTCTTCGAACGGTTCGGCATCGAGAAGGAGATCGAAGCCGCCCTGAAGCCGAAAGTCTGGCTGAAGTCGGGGGGCTATCTGGTGATCAACCCGACCGAAGCGCTGGTGGCGATCGACGTCAACACGGGGCGCTTCGTCGGCCAGCACAATCTCGAGGAGACGGCGCTCGCCGCGAACCTCGAGGCGGTCGAGGAGGTCGTGCGGCAGATCCGCCTGCGCGACCTGGGCGGGATCATCGTGCTCGACCTCATCGACATGACCGATCCTGCCCACCGCGAGCAGGTCTCCCACGCGCTGGAGCTCGAGCTGCGCAAGGACCGGGGCAAGCACAAGGTGCTCTCGATCTCGGAGTTTGGGCTGGTCCAGATCACGCGCAAGCGCAGCCGTTCCAACCTCGAGCGGCTGCTGACCCAGACCTGCCCCTATTGCGAGGGCAGCGGCCGGATCAAGTCGGTCGCCACGATCTGCCTCTCCCTGCGGCGCTCGGCGCTCGCGATGCGCGGGACGCTCGCCTCGAAGGAGCTCCTCGTGCGCGTCCATCCGGAGGTCGCGCGCATGCTGCAGCGCGAGGAGCGCGGCATCCTCGAAGAGCTCGAGCGCGAGCTCGCGGTGAGCATCATCGTCCAGGGCGACGCCAAGCTCCATCATTCGAGTTTCGACATCCTCGAAGTGTGA
- a CDS encoding GAF domain-containing sensor histidine kinase — MKLLRGTVRGRAPVNSSPDPSADARAGEKLLLLMRVGRIIASDLKKFEMLQKTADAIHELLGYPNVDLPLLDENDPETLVVRIRGGSYKERIRHEDRIPIARGVMGSAVRERRTQVVNDVAADPRYVQPPSGLAVRAELAVPILHAGRPLGVVNVEGEGPFTAVDVQLLELVADALAVALENTRLFAQERRLAILEERQRLARDLHDSVTQLLFSSTLLAESLPGLLRKGPEEAAPKLERLIELNRRALGEMRGLLRELAPGGSGADFTSRELPTPAMVMLQRHGLVEALRTELATVAAQGLATRLEASSYERQSREREEILLRVAQEALANVVKHAAAREVALRLAVLEGEVVLTVQDNGRGFDARTAVRSGAARARTDGGMGLESMRDRIRALFGQLFVESAPGLGTTVEARLPR, encoded by the coding sequence GTGAAGCTCCTTCGCGGTACCGTCCGGGGTCGAGCGCCCGTGAACTCCTCGCCCGACCCCTCAGCCGACGCCCGCGCCGGAGAAAAGCTCCTGCTCCTCATGCGGGTCGGGCGGATCATCGCCTCCGATCTCAAGAAGTTCGAGATGCTGCAGAAGACCGCCGACGCGATCCACGAGCTCCTGGGCTACCCGAACGTCGACCTGCCGCTCCTCGACGAGAACGACCCCGAAACCCTGGTGGTGCGCATCCGCGGCGGCAGCTACAAGGAGCGCATTCGTCACGAGGATCGAATCCCGATCGCGCGCGGCGTCATGGGCTCCGCGGTGCGCGAACGGCGGACCCAGGTCGTCAACGACGTCGCCGCCGATCCGCGCTACGTGCAGCCGCCCTCAGGGCTCGCCGTGCGCGCCGAGCTCGCCGTTCCGATCCTGCACGCCGGCCGGCCGCTCGGGGTGGTCAACGTCGAGGGCGAGGGGCCGTTCACCGCGGTCGACGTGCAGCTGCTGGAGCTCGTGGCCGATGCGCTCGCGGTGGCGCTCGAAAACACCCGTCTCTTCGCCCAGGAGCGCCGCCTCGCGATCCTCGAGGAGCGCCAGCGCCTGGCGCGCGATCTCCACGACTCGGTCACGCAACTCCTGTTCAGCTCGACGCTGCTCGCGGAATCGCTTCCCGGGCTGCTGCGCAAGGGCCCGGAAGAGGCGGCCCCGAAGCTCGAGCGCCTGATCGAGCTCAACCGCCGGGCCCTGGGCGAGATGCGCGGCCTGCTGCGCGAGCTCGCCCCCGGAGGCAGCGGCGCCGACTTCACCAGCCGCGAGCTGCCGACGCCGGCGATGGTCATGCTGCAGCGCCACGGCCTGGTCGAGGCGCTGCGCACGGAGCTGGCAACGGTCGCCGCGCAGGGCCTCGCGACCCGCCTCGAGGCCTCCAGCTACGAGCGCCAGTCGCGCGAGCGCGAGGAGATCCTGCTGCGCGTGGCGCAGGAGGCGCTCGCCAACGTCGTCAAACATGCCGCCGCCCGGGAGGTCGCCCTTCGCCTGGCGGTGCTCGAGGGCGAGGTCGTGCTCACGGTCCAGGACAACGGGCGCGGCTTCGACGCCCGCACCGCCGTGCGCTCCGGGGCGGCGCGGGCGCGCACCGACGGCGGCATGGGTCTCGAGTCGATGCGTGACAGGATCCGCGCACTGTTCGGTCAGCTGTTCGTCGAGAGTGCGCCCGGGCTCGGCACCACCGTCGAGGCCCGGCTCCCCCGTTGA
- a CDS encoding rod shape-determining protein codes for MLRYFSNDLAIDLGTANTLVYARNRGIVVREPSIVVLNKLTNQIEAVGAEAKEMLGRTPGNIESIRPMKDGVIADFEVTERMLGYFIKKAHGRKMYVHPRIVIGVPGEITQVEKRAVRDSAQKAGASEVYLVEQAMMAAIGAGLPITEPSGNMIVDIGGGTTDIAVISLSGIVYSRSVRVAGNEMDEAIINYLKRKYNLLIGERTAEIIKWELGSAFPLKERLTLTIKGRDLVEGIPKELVISDEEIREALAETVNVIVDAVRMALERTPPELSADIMDKGIVLSGGGALLRALDERIRAETGLPVVQAEDPLACVVLGTGRVLEDMHLLRKVSIR; via the coding sequence ATGCTGCGCTACTTTTCGAACGACCTGGCGATCGACCTCGGCACCGCCAACACCCTCGTCTATGCCCGCAATCGCGGGATCGTGGTGCGCGAGCCGTCGATCGTCGTGCTCAACAAGCTGACCAACCAGATCGAGGCGGTCGGCGCCGAGGCCAAGGAGATGCTCGGCCGCACCCCCGGCAACATCGAATCGATCCGCCCGATGAAGGACGGCGTGATCGCCGACTTCGAAGTCACCGAGCGCATGCTGGGCTACTTCATCAAGAAGGCGCACGGCCGCAAGATGTACGTCCATCCGCGGATCGTGATCGGCGTGCCGGGAGAGATCACCCAGGTCGAGAAGCGCGCGGTGCGGGACTCGGCGCAGAAGGCCGGCGCCTCGGAGGTCTACCTGGTCGAACAGGCGATGATGGCGGCGATCGGCGCGGGACTGCCGATCACCGAGCCCTCGGGCAACATGATCGTCGACATCGGCGGCGGCACGACCGACATCGCGGTGATCTCGCTTTCGGGCATCGTCTACTCGCGCTCGGTGCGCGTCGCCGGCAACGAGATGGACGAGGCGATCATCAATTACCTCAAGCGCAAGTACAACCTGCTGATCGGCGAGCGCACCGCCGAGATCATCAAGTGGGAGCTGGGATCGGCCTTCCCGCTCAAGGAGCGGCTGACGCTCACCATCAAGGGGCGCGATCTCGTCGAGGGCATTCCGAAAGAGCTCGTGATCTCCGACGAGGAGATCCGCGAAGCGCTCGCCGAGACGGTGAACGTGATCGTCGACGCGGTGCGGATGGCGCTCGAGCGCACGCCGCCCGAGCTCTCGGCCGACATCATGGACAAGGGAATCGTCCTGTCGGGCGGCGGCGCGCTGCTGCGGGCGCTCGACGAGCGCATCCGGGCCGAAACCGGCCTGCCCGTCGTCCAGGCGGAGGACCCGCTGGCCTGCGTGGTTCTGGGCACCGGTCGCGTCCTCGAAGACATGCATCTGCTGCGGAAGGTCTCGATCCGCTGA